The genomic stretch ATTTCATTCAGACATAGGATTGACTCTGATCATTATTTATAATCTGAGGGCGCCTCCTAACTGGCCGTGTTGTTTTCCAGCATTTCTTCACGCATAGGAAGACGAAGCGAACAGTGTGAAGTAAGAGAACAAGGCCCAACAGACCCAACCAAATGGTGACTGAAATCACCATTATTTCTATAATCAGATTAAACTGAACTTTTGGTGTGACCAGTTTAGATAAAACAATCAGATTAAACTTATCACCATTTGGTGTCTGTTGAGATATTGACACAATGAGAGCCAATACCAATGATGTGATTATGATCCACATAATTACCATCAATATCCACATAAAAACCCTTCGCCTCAATGGTAATCCACTTATGAGCAGAAGGGTTATACTTAAAGACCCAACAAAAGATAGTGTGCAGAAAATTAAGAACATAAGGTACCAAAAAGGGCTATCATCTGCCATTACCGAAGTACCAGCCCTATGGCTAACTTCAATACTGGGGTTATAAGGATCAGGATGCGTGCCATAATCTTGCCAAACCCCACCTGGAGGATTTAGTATTGCTTGGAAAGCCATGGTGGCAATTACAGTTGACACCACCATTAAtgaattcttcttcctctctaacCACTCTTCTTTGGATTTCATTTGGCTACCACTAGTCCGGGTGTTTTTTTGTGAGGAGGAGAATATTGCTTTACCCCTTCCTGATATGACTACCTTAGAACGGTCATTTTCATTTACTGCTGACACTATAATAATATCCCTGGCTCTTAATGCCCCAGCAGCCCTTAGGGACTCTCCAATGTCCATGTCTTTCATTTCTCGTGGAGATTGTGCTAAGATATCCAAAGTTGTAAGACCACTCCCATTCAATGCGTTTACCTCTACTCCATTTTTATCTAGCAATAACTCGATCGCCTGTTGCATGTAGTTGATTTTTAAAAATGCTCATTACTTTTTTGGTAGATTCATGTATAAATACCAAAGCAAAAAAATGACACTAATCAAATGAGATGAGACATACTCCAATATCATTGCATGGCCAAGGTGATGTTAGAATATTCTAAAATGAAAGGATTGAATATATATTAAGGCATGAGAACCCTGTCCGCTTGAGAAAATCAACATAgacttcaaattcaaaaaaccTAGTTGTGTGACATACGATAGTCCCTCCCTTTGTCTATCTTTATCTTCCCGTCATATGAAATAACTTATCTGCCTCGTATTGTGGGAGAAGAAAGATAAACACAGGGAGATGTTAACAAACGCTACACAACCGGACgtttgtgtaaaaaaaaaaaaatggaatatatatatatatataatatgcatAACACCAGCTTTTATTCTTATAATTCATGGACTATCATTTTTCTTACTATATTGATAAAAGTATGTATAAACTTGTCAACACAGAGCTATTATCATTGCTGTTTTAGCCCTTTTATAtcctctaaaaaaaatatatattgtaataATGAGATATTTGATATGATCTTTGATTTGGGAGtgtttcataaataagaaaaatgaagacCGTACTTTTATATGGGGAACCTTTTGATGGGCTTCTATTTTTTCTTAGCAAAACaaatattcatattttttttttgggggggggggggagaatggAAGGGGTTGGAAGGGAAGTTGTTTTGGTGAAGGGTAATCCAAGGAAAAAGTCGTGGGTAAGCACtaggcacttttttttttttgggatagaaggCACTAGGCACCTTGATCTACCACATGGTAGAACATATGTGGCCGaaaattttaggattttaatcaTGTGTCAAGTTCAACTCAATCGGATTATACCACATAACTGTTAGGAATGAACAACGCAGTGGGATAATGATTCacaaaagaagaacaaaagagaGATCCAAGATGGGTTACGTTTACGTCCGACCGATCATCAAAACTTCCAttattctgataaaaaaaaattagaaaccttAACCCTTCACACCTTCTTCTGAGATAACCCCCTATATGTAGCATCTTGGTCATTACGAAGAGAAATTTTAATAtctgaaaatacaaaattatcCTCAGAAAACaatttcctaaaaaaaatttgattgggGGATCCGCCTCCCTATACCTCTAAACAAGGGGGACCTGATACCTTTTCAACCCCCACAGCCCACTCATTGAGGAACAGGACGgcatttattggaaaaaaaaatccccaataCTTCTAGATTAAGCTGAGATCTGTAGGTTTTACCATAACAAAAGGAAGACAAGTACTACCAAGAGGGTGCATGGGTGCGTGTGTATTTCACTTATCAACTCATAGCCATTATTATAGGTGTTTGTGTGTGGTGGGTGAACCCATGTGTATATTTACTCGTACCTTTGTTTGCTTCTTAGCTGCAGCAAGATGCAAAGCAGTGTTGCCATCATCATCTTTAGAATTGATGAGCTCTTGGTCACTTCCTGCTGATTCCAGCAATACTTTAAGTTCCTCCAAACGGTTGTATTTCAGACACAGGTGTATAATGGTTTCTCCCCTATCAACCCTCACATGAATGACCTCAGGTCGTTTCTGAATCAACTCTTTCATGATATCAATACGGCCTTTGATCACTGCAAGATGAAGAGGAGTTCTCCCATCATGGTCAGTAACAAAACAAACATTTGGGTTAATCGTCAACAACTCTTTCACCATTTCAAGGTTCCCTCTTGCTGAAGCCAAGTGAAGAGGTGAGGAACTTTCTGAATTTAACTCAGTTGCGAGTTCTGGTTTGCGTCTCAAAATCTCTTTCGCAAACTCAACGTGGCCTAGCATCGCTGCTATGTGGATTGGAGTTTCATTGAGGTGAGTGACCATAATTCTGTCGAGAATGAGCTCGTCTTCTTCTATGAGTTCAATCAAAGATGGAAGACTTCCACTCACTGAAGCTTCATAAAGTCTTCTTATCATCATTCTCTCTCGGTTTCTTCTTCCCCGTTCTTCCCTCTCCATGGGTGCTTCTTCCCCTTAATGCTTACGTTTATATAGACTGCCATTGTTAAGGCTTCAAGGGATTGTTCTTATTATTAAATTTACATTAGTAGTGGTAGAAGaatgttttgtcattttgtgaagCCGTTGAACTGGGAGAATTACTTCTTTTCCTTACCCTGATGTGTGGCTACAAGCCTAGTAGATAAGTCAACCCCTCCATTTTTTGTAACTTTCTGAAGCTTTCGGAACAATAACAGAATGGTTAGATAAGTCAACCTGTCCATTTTTTGTAAATTTCTGAAGCTTCACGGAACAACAACAGAATAGCTTTATAttatagaaacaaaaacatCTGGTGGAAAGTCTTATATGTGGGATCCAATTCCTGAGGGGAGGTTGTGGCACGCATTGACACCTTCAAACAACAAATCGAAAATCTTAAGGATATCTTTAATTAAACCGATTGAGAAGATCATCCAGGCATGTGGCGAGTGTTAGTTGAAGAATGATTTTCAAGGAAAGTGATGTAATCATCCAAATAAAAGGTGGCCCTTGCATAAAGATAAATTTGGAGGGTTGAAGCatttagttaaaaaaataagatgaaaatttGACAAAAAGAGGACAGCAGAGATGGATTAGATAATTTATGGATTGAGAGTGATTCTATAGCTGTTGTTAATGGTATAAGTGATCCCTTGGTGTTTCAAGCGAAAATGATGGTACTTTAAATAATACTTGGACATCATAGAATGAAAAATGTAAGAGTGACGGCAGAAATGGATTAGAtaatgggaaattttcttgtaccacctTTAAAAGTATTCATAACTTTCTGTAACcctcaaaatttgaaaaaagatcACATACATCCTtcattttcataagaaaatttctaATAAATCCATTTCATTAGAAGGAAATGGTTAAGTGATGATGATAGCAATATACTATTATCTAAATGGTCAAACCACCCTTGGGTATAGGTAAACTTACCATTATACTCTTCACTTTAAAACCCTCAAATTGGTAAAGTTGGTTGTTTTTTTCTCAACCTAAACTTCCATCTCATCTTTGCTCCTGCTCCTGCTCTGATTACCTACCAACAAAAGTGgcagaaaagaggaagaagaaacgaTTGAGGAAGAAGGTTGTTCCGACTATCTCCCGGTACTGGGATATTCTGACCATCGCTCACTCATCTTTGCTCCTGCTCCTATGATATTTTGGCCACAACGCACTCATTTTCATCTCAAAAATGTCTTTTCACTTTTTACAGATTAGTGAAAGAACTCCAGAAGGTCTACCAGAGATAATAGTGGAAACTTTGGGTTGCCAGTCATACCCAGGAAAAGACCCACAACATGAACTTTTGAGGAAGGAAAACATAGAGGTGATCCATTAGCTCCATCCTGATCGCCAGGTCGGTTCAGCATCAGACGATAGCATTTTATCCAGCGTTGTTGCCATCATTGCAAATACCATCCAATCTGCCAAGGGTGCCATTCCTTCGTTAAGGTTGTACGTTGCTCGCTCTCTCTAGGATATTGTCAAAGTGATTTCATTCTCTGTATTGATGTGTGCTCCAATAGGAGACTTTATAGTACAAGATTGAGGAACCCTAGTCCAACTATACAATAGGAAAACTATCACATAAAATATAGACTtcaattgtcacaccccgttcaccctgaaccggagcggtgaccgggttaacaccggttaacccaaacctgccaggatcatcagatactgtattccaccacagcatacacatactaacatcaattcatcagatcaacGGAGACTAAGATTTatctgtaaataattcccatatacctgatacccaactggtgataccataattatatacatttgggcccgaaggcaggATATATtcacaaaagaataaagttcaaatatcaagtatatacaggaatttatcaaaatcatcagagtacacagctcggctcggtagtggagctcaacacggcctcaaaaatgctgtcccgcagcacagctctcacacgcgcagtctacgccgtgctcaaactcctcaggggtccaccagtcctcctcaggaaacttgactgtgggacccaccccatgctcctcagatgcatgacctgcaaaagcatctaaaaaggggggcacacgtggaatgagctcactaactcagtaagtagagaggtggaccacacacgacagtccacacatcacaacacatcatatgcactacatgtcatgcaattcattttaattcacatacacctaatcaacattactaagtctttggttttagtgctactacaaccacagtgcgcgtatactccgggtacgagccgcgaactccctcccgcgatacgcccatagggctgttggagaaggcccaccgtgagtactcggaaaaataaagacaatgccgtccaccggctctcaacagaaatgtaaataaattaaatgacagtgctgactccagcaatttaaaagcagtacgattggccctcttgaaataccaccggggttgccgactgtcctacatgactcgccgggcgtaatgcctaaccgccacagtatccgacaaccgcgacccctgcttccccccaaatggcaacccaacacctgaacccctgttgggaagggtcatagcacgggatggtgagaatcctaataccgcatgctcctatatgcagtacgactgcatagtgccaccgtgtcccataccacgggccaccaatgcattcgtttccaagccgaccacgacatctaatctatcaatgcattatgcaacatgatgtccgcattcaacatataacatctcattcaatttgcatttgaaaagtaaacatagcatatatgcacatcaatgagtggaatgactaatctatatagcacattcatgatgacatgactagattagatatggttaaatgaatgccaaataaatgccttgaaacaaggccacacGTCCCCTCTctacttacttgtagcgtacaaggagtcccgctcggtacgggtgagatccggagcgaatcgggaaggctttggtgaacctaacaaaattgagcggggttagtacttcaccattttagaatcaaaattaatgaaatccgacgtcaaaatcgtgtttagaacgtcgaaagaaggtcccacgtccgatttgggctcgatcggacccaaaaatcacattctggccactcgggtgggtcactcaggtgggttgtctacccaccggtcctacccgccggttttggacccgcgggtatggacccgccggtaggacccgccggtcgtacccgccggtttggccagaaccccccctggtcctctcaggtgggtgactcaggtgggttgtctacccaccggtcctacccgccggttttggcggaaaaaccccagtttcttctcaacttcctccattccttggggacccaaatagggcttttctcaacccattcctcacacctttaaagtcccataggatggttctagcttagatctaagttagattcgagtgaggggaaccatcttaccttctttgctcaagaatgacttcaaaccctccaaatcacttccaactcacaatgctccttctaccttgtcaatatctcttcaaatccttcaagatcaacacataaatcatctattaaaccttagattcatcatttcaaggggtgtttacaagatcttaagaaatcatactcgaatcaagggtttaaagcgtgggtttggcgaatgtttataaaacccagcttttcttacctccaactgtagatctcgagttgaagattactctcccggcaccggaatggcaagatcgagcttcggcgccgctgaaatccttcctttcttcttcttcctttcttcttccctttctttttctctctcctctttacttttctcaccaaacgtacgagggtaataaatggaaagaaaagaagtcataaagctttatatactattcctacttaagtgaatagtgatggatgggtcactcaggtgggtgggtgtacccacctgacatacccatccgagagtcaaaacttgggattttgaccgggctcggacctcggctcaaaccccaccccaggcatacattgtagcctacgtatatatcttaaaatacagatataatacctgtttatccgtacatagccttatggtaggtgcacgtacacggtttgggcactcccgtctcttctggcactggctcggacttgtcgggccagccggtgtttaaggtcacccgtgccatcatagcccataaggaacccgctctaacatcctctggctcggttcctgcatggttaaaccggttcaaccgcgaaatcagaccgggtttaagaagcggaatattacattacccccccttctgaaaaatttcgtcctcgaaattgcgtacctggttgatcaaaaagatgagggtacttggctcgcatttcttcttctacctcccaagatgcttcttcaagtgaaagatcagcccatcgcacctttacgtaggaaatggagcggttacgaagggttttcaccttacggtccaaaatttcagctggctgctctgtataggtcatatcagcttctaggtaccctggttccacgggtagtacatgagatggatcatgcacgtacttcttcagcatggatatatggaatacattgtgaacatttccaaacgaaggtggcagagcaagcatgtaggctactgagccaacccgggacaagatctcaaatggtcccatgtatcttgggctcaacttcccctttctgtgaaacctttgcaaacctttagtaggagagatcttgagaaataccttttctcctggctgaaattcaatctccttcctgcgggtgtccgcatagctcttttgacaagactgagctgctttaatccgttctctaataacgtcgactttgtcacaagtcatttggatcatctcaggtcctaacattcgacgttcacctacctcatcccaatacaaaggagttctgcactttctgccatataacgcctcatatggaaccatcccaattgtagcttggtaactattattatatgcaaactccataagaggtatatattcttcccaactgccactcatctccattgcacatgctctgagcatgtcttctaatatctgtatggttcgctccgactggccgtccgtctgtgggtgaaaagctgtactcaagttcagttgcgatcccaaggcacgctgtaagcttttccaaaatctggaagtgaaccttgggtccctatctgaaacattgctcactggcactccatgtagacgcactatgttgtccatgtaaagttgtgctagtttggccatggagaacttggtcttgataggaatgaaatgagcagtcttggtaagccggtccacaatcacccatatcacatccattcccttaggtgtacttggtagtccggtgacgaagtccattgaaatcctttcccacttccattctggtactgggagtggctgaagggtaccataaggtcgatgcctctcagcttttactttctggcaggtaagacaagtcgccacatacaaagctatggtgaccctcatgcttggccaccagtaactctgtttgaggtctttgtacattttggtacttcctgggtggagtgagtactcggagctatgtgcttctctcacgattttgtcctgtatatccaaatcatcgggtacacacaatctgtctcgaaacatcaatgccccgtcactggctaaagtaaaatctgggtcgttcattgtttggtcttgaaccttaactctgatccgctgcaattcaggatccaagggttgcttcattatcacctcttgcctaattgtcggatgcacctgtagggccgataaggataccgtcaaccacttaaggttttctggttgaggttcaagctctaaggttgccccttcatacaagagggtttcatccattagcatcgcctcttgcacaagtggtgagcttactgctaagtatgaaagcgacacagtctgtgtcttccgacttaatgcatctgccactacattagccttgccgggatgatactgaatatcgcagtcataatccttcatgagttccagccatcttctctgtctcatattcaaatccttctgggtgaagaagtatttcaggctcttgtggtcactgtatatctcacacttctccccatacaaataatgtcgccagatcttaagggcaaaaatgactgcggctagttccaagtcatgagtggggtaattcttctcatactcctttagttgtcgggatgcatatgctattaccttcccgcgttgcatgagaacacaacccaaaccaactttggaagcatcggtatagactgtcattccacctgtgccttcaggaatagtcagcacaggggcagtcaccaacttttctttcaattcctggaagctcttctcacattcctctgcccagtcgaatttcacaccctttttagtcaacttggtcattggtgctgagatccgagcaaaattctcgatgaaacgccggtaatatccagccaaacccaggaagcttctaatttcagtaacattcttgggactttcccattccactactgcttttaccttagcaggatctacttcgattccagctttagatactacgtgccccaggaatccaacttgttcaagccagaattcacacttgctgtacttggcaaacaactgttgatctctcaacctctgtaacaccattctcaagtgttgagtgtgctcctcctcggtcttggagtagatcaggatatcatcaataaaaacaattacccatttgtcgagcacatcctgaaatactcgattcattagatccataaatgctgccggcgcattggttaacccgaaggacaacactaggaactcataatggccgtatcgagtcctaaatgctgttttgggtatatcactactccttatcttgagctgataatagccggaccgaaggtctatcttcgaaaatactctggctccctgcaactgatcaaataaatcatcaatgcgtggcaatggataccggttcttaatggttaacttattcaactcccggtaatctatgcacatacgcaagctactatccttcttcttgacaaacaacaccggggcaccccaaggtgaaacacttgggcgaataaaccccttttccaatagttcttgcaattgcatctgcaactccttcaactcaGCTGGTgccactggagctgctccaggaatcaagtctatggcaaactccaactctctgtcaggtggtaaatgcatcagatcatctgggaaaacatcgggaaactctttaaccacctttacttcttctagaggtgtaactcttgcatcaacatcgagtaccgaggctatgtaaccctgatatccactttctagtaactttaccgattggagagcggagaccaaaaccttcctcacccttttcatggtatctgctcggtacacccactctttcccttcgtcatctgttaccttaatcagcctttccgcacagatcacattagctcgatgagccgacaaccaatccatacccaatatagcatcagaattctgcatattgaatttaataagttgtgcatcaaagttcttcccactaatctccactgggcacggtccatacacttccttcaactgtgcaattttaccagtaggcatactaacaatcatcccctggtctaggatcctgggtgacatcccaagctttcctacaaatctcttagatgcgaatgaatgagtagctcctgaatcgaataaaacataggctggtatgcccgatatgggtaggatacctaagaTAACAATGTATTaaaatttcagcaggtcatcaacattaatcataatgaacttcttaatttaaaatgtacctgctacaacttctgtactagcctcagcttcctcggctgataaggcatacatccttccctgcggttgactgcctcgaggtaagggaggtcgatacgcagagggctgactggagggcaaggctggccgggaccgacagtctttcgcataatgcccataggaatggcagttgaaacaACGAATCTGAGGCGTcgaaactggagcggggcccctctgcacttgacccgctgcagatggaggtcgaggtggccttgaagctgtaggtgccacactagtgttcgggcgaaaggaagtagaacccgaaccaccaactggcctagaagggtagccagatggcctatagggctgcctatacataggcccagaactgtatgatccacggtatgctttggagggatttcccgcatctgggaatggatttgttctcttccacagtccaggagtgagggactgttcacccttttgcttatcttccattgttttggccttctgtacaatctggccatattcggtcaaatccaagacttaaagcacagacccaatagatgcttttaggccttttaggaaccttgctgccttctcttcagctgttcgcatatgccttggggcaaaatggaacaaactctcgaactgctgttggtattcaaggacagtcttacctccttgagttaaggccatgaactcagtctcttTTCGGtccctgaaactgcgcggataatggttatccaagaacaattccttaaactgctcccaagtaggttctggatgagcagccatcaatataggcttggaagcttgccaccaagaatttgcctctttcttgagttgtaacccagcacaaatgagcttctgggcatccgtgcactcaagcacctcaaatatcttctccaattcttggatccattgatccggttctagaggatcactccccaccttagagaataccggtggtaagttcctcttgaaagactcCACAACCCTTGACGTGTTGCTCGtcgtcgggaagttaggagcatagactggatagtaggagtatggaggaggcatcccctgctgaggaataccgaatggtgggattggaggtgtacccacttgtggtcccgttcccgaccctacaggtgggtcccgtggggtgagtacccggggaggttgacccggttgagaaaaatctaactgttgctggatggcagtcataaatgcttgctgttgctgaagcatttgttgctggaaagcttgttgggactgctgaattattgtagcaacatctcccggtgtaatgaccggtggagggtccgggagtgcagtcataggtgggtccccatgtgccccaccctgaccatgggtctctgcaggtagcggaggtgaggtatgccccacagaatgggcccctctgggattttgtggtcgaccgacccgacgaggaccccgcgaggtacctcaggcattactaccggatctagtacttaccatcgtatccttgtacctggaacatatcacacaccatattggttaaacaccatagactgatttaggcacacaaccatatgccattaggtgaggtgttgtagtgtatgatagcctgtaaattaatcatagctcaattccaagatacaggcaaggttcacaacatacatgctaatggtcccacttgaccgtagcatattgatcataggattaatatccaccataaaaccaatgcattcataataggagaaaagaagggaaaagacaaagaaggaaaattttcaaaatcttaaaatttttcccttctgtccaaaccggtgggatgaaccggcgggtagggacccgccggtcccNAAACCGGtgggtgtcaccggcgggtagggacccgccagtctgacccgccggtcttgcccgaggttaaaacacgaacagggccagaaaggccctgTTTCGTCTGTCACTCTCACCCTCTCCTTTCTCTTACTTCCTTtttcctcttggacgattttgggagtttacccggcgcttccactcgcgagtctactcacccactcgACGCTTTAGAGAGGAttcaactcgtcttcatccaagtaagttcttcttcttcttcgttttccagaatttcaaattgggtgatttatttgaataggatttactttttaggctttctttctctatttttcaccatagaaaagtattatcatgtgtttgtgatgat from Macadamia integrifolia cultivar HAES 741 chromosome 11, SCU_Mint_v3, whole genome shotgun sequence encodes the following:
- the LOC122093131 gene encoding ankyrin repeat-containing protein At5g02620-like, encoding MMIRRLYEASVSGSLPSLIELIEEDELILDRIMVTHLNETPIHIAAMLGHVEFAKEILRRKPELATELNSESSSPLHLASARGNLEMVKELLTINPNVCFVTDHDGRTPLHLAVIKGRIDIMKELIQKRPEVIHVRVDRGETIIHLCLKYNRLEELKVLLESAGSDQELINSKDDDGNTALHLAAAKKQTKAIELLLDKNGVEVNALNGSGLTTLDILAQSPREMKDMDIGESLRAAGALRARDIIIVSAVNENDRSKVVISGRGKAIFSSSQKNTRTSGSQMKSKEEWLERKKNSLMVVSTVIATMAFQAILNPPGGVWQDYGTHPDPYNPSIEVSHRAGTSVMADDSPFWYLMFLIFCTLSFVGSLSITLLLISGLPLRRRVFMWILMVIMWIIITSLVLALIVSISQQTPNGDKFNLIVLSKLVTPKVQFNLIIEIMVISVTIWLGLLGLVLLLHTVRFVFLCVKKCWKTTRPVRRRPQIINNDQSQSYV